The proteins below come from a single bacterium genomic window:
- a CDS encoding beta-galactosidase trimerization domain-containing protein, with product MKKVLMFLVFLSFTIFAGTDAYFKDTDGDGKDDVLIMENEYYRITFTPQEGAKAKEVLYKPANKIISTTSAWFQDHQIELGDMVGSKLYYCNHSYNAEIIKKGPDICEIKFYANLPGVGKYASYKDVLIERTYKLNQNSPIINVSINVKNNSKEALPFTLMVGHWAWIENEDSWYFVPDDLGVINDFDSQVRTFSAPVGSQEPTSNFTGFISVQSKLGLIFVMDWKYLDAIECWLSKGKGACIQWPYRKQNLRPGEIWSTRYIIYPVENIESIEAADENYTLGITVGSESGIGNFISKKEIQAGKEVPVKVYISGPYGGKIKVEYGYRILPEEKETIIGSKELQLDKIKGTSFQFPLLFEKKDCTYVVKVRIKDEKNNILEGEKPVKVGDSSYTYFMKRKPEPQIGEKYYGYQIINPPLPSWYEEVDLKVETPHTKWAKPWCNGKMNVLFVNRSDNSVGYWREIWQRCDIDFDCCSFAFDEAKKYPYTQNTLKKLLKLLNEKNYDVIFFAGLHWDEGIPQYIQDSIFSFIKKGKGAVILGDLTNKQIYGTLDKYLRENGKEIDSKWITVGIPYRMPKVWLFELGNGRVVVIQGNPGRGYETVSPSLGDWQAEGRWMWIPGWEYGFGLFSRSIIWASKRESGITAKEIKGSPEKIEFVINNQTGRDIETTYNLKVYNGFYEVEEEKNGKIKLASGENKIELKIEKSLTDKVHIADLILKDTKGRILEWASCKFDVKKDITLTVKMDRDTSAYRSNEEIKGIITIENKGEKKNLKLDIEVVDAYNRVVYKEQKNIEVNPGKNEVSLSIDKGKILDIWHELRVSLLDKDLSITKDRHIFFIYPDRMPLYDDFYLACWGNLEPDPLKIIIAGDKLKEAGIDYVYSYGEGKGERYVAYKTHHLLMGPPFSCSLKGGYFGNRKADTKNLTYDPPLVPSDEEITKFKERMRNLAKGYSEWGGADYIHLDDERDMQGDYDWSERTINKFREWLKENYKSIDALNKQWETNYKDWNEVMPIRISEIKDMNNISQYLDWRIFIGWAIIEYYYKVPAEAVKEGNPRGVVGQHGIYQPSLTIPQDFWLISKYTPVTGRYNGMLEEWFSSFGVISGQYGGYGVEKATPGHRFHSWRSLLHGGHWAFYYILWNAGTHHQGILSPDQTVHGGYNDLSKDEFSDIKKGIGKLFIETEFSDDGICFPYSHSSILASQVLGLPRTGNLYSQKTLIENLGYQHRTLSYEQIKNGELKNFKLLILPNTICLSKGEIDAIKDFVKSGGIVIADYQPGVRDEHGKIYGKKGPLDEVFGIDRSSAEFIKRKMKIKFLKESIFGEKELEMNIAETGVKTTTGKNMAVFEDGTPALIFNNYGKGKGIYLNLEISDYAGMKGRGVAGEVIEEEKGERDYVLTVQSIFEKILENAGLKKRVEIYEGEKPVNLGERLYYKDGENIYFAYMPEIIKETKVKIKTEKKAHIYDLRNKKYVGNTDNFEDILKPGNVKVYSILPYKVVGIDGNLKTEYTQGDNIQINLKVRTDTGKAGKHVLRIEIYKDGKNKEAYNKNLVAEKGELKYLIPLSLNEEKGDYQLYVRDVNSGIEKVFKFKVK from the coding sequence ATGAAGAAGGTTTTAATGTTTCTGGTATTTTTAAGTTTTACAATTTTTGCAGGTACAGATGCATATTTTAAAGATACAGATGGAGACGGGAAAGATGATGTTCTGATAATGGAAAATGAATATTACAGGATTACATTTACCCCACAGGAAGGAGCAAAAGCAAAAGAAGTATTATATAAACCAGCAAATAAAATTATAAGTACAACATCTGCTTGGTTTCAGGACCATCAGATTGAACTTGGAGATATGGTTGGAAGTAAACTTTATTATTGTAACCATTCCTATAATGCAGAAATAATAAAAAAAGGTCCTGATATATGTGAAATAAAATTTTATGCTAATTTACCAGGGGTTGGTAAATATGCTTCTTATAAAGATGTTTTGATAGAAAGGACCTACAAATTAAATCAGAATTCACCGATTATAAATGTTTCCATAAATGTAAAAAATAACTCAAAAGAAGCATTACCATTTACACTTATGGTAGGACATTGGGCATGGATAGAGAATGAAGATAGTTGGTATTTTGTTCCAGATGACCTTGGAGTAATAAATGATTTTGACAGTCAAGTAAGAACTTTTAGTGCTCCTGTTGGTTCTCAGGAACCGACTTCAAATTTTACTGGTTTTATAAGTGTTCAGAGCAAACTCGGGCTAATATTTGTAATGGACTGGAAATATCTTGATGCAATTGAATGTTGGTTATCGAAAGGAAAGGGTGCATGTATTCAATGGCCTTATAGAAAACAGAATTTAAGACCTGGAGAGATATGGTCAACAAGATATATAATTTATCCTGTTGAGAATATAGAGAGTATTGAAGCAGCAGATGAGAATTATACATTAGGAATAACAGTTGGTAGTGAATCAGGTATAGGTAATTTTATTTCAAAGAAAGAGATACAGGCAGGTAAAGAAGTTCCTGTTAAAGTTTATATTTCAGGTCCTTATGGTGGAAAAATAAAAGTTGAATATGGATACAGGATATTGCCTGAAGAAAAAGAAACGATTATAGGAAGTAAAGAATTACAACTGGATAAAATAAAAGGTACGAGTTTTCAATTTCCACTTCTATTTGAAAAGAAGGATTGTACATATGTTGTAAAAGTGAGAATAAAAGATGAGAAAAATAATATACTTGAAGGAGAAAAACCGGTAAAAGTAGGAGATTCTTCATATACATATTTTATGAAGAGGAAACCAGAACCACAAATAGGAGAGAAATATTATGGTTATCAAATCATAAATCCACCACTTCCTTCCTGGTATGAAGAAGTTGATTTAAAAGTTGAAACACCTCATACAAAATGGGCAAAGCCCTGGTGTAATGGAAAGATGAATGTTTTATTTGTAAACAGGAGTGATAATTCAGTTGGATACTGGAGAGAAATATGGCAGAGATGTGATATAGATTTTGATTGCTGTTCATTCGCTTTTGATGAAGCAAAAAAATATCCATATACACAAAACACATTAAAGAAACTTCTTAAACTATTAAATGAAAAAAATTATGATGTTATATTTTTTGCTGGGCTACACTGGGACGAAGGTATTCCACAATATATTCAGGATAGCATATTTTCATTTATAAAAAAGGGTAAAGGAGCAGTTATACTTGGCGATTTAACCAACAAGCAGATATATGGAACATTAGATAAATACTTAAGAGAGAATGGCAAAGAAATAGATTCAAAGTGGATAACAGTTGGTATTCCATACAGGATGCCAAAAGTATGGTTATTTGAACTTGGAAATGGCAGGGTTGTAGTTATTCAGGGAAATCCAGGAAGGGGATATGAAACAGTCAGTCCAAGTTTAGGCGACTGGCAGGCAGAAGGGAGATGGATGTGGATACCTGGATGGGAATATGGATTTGGGTTATTTTCAAGAAGTATAATATGGGCAAGTAAAAGAGAATCAGGAATAACTGCAAAAGAGATAAAAGGAAGTCCAGAAAAAATAGAATTTGTGATAAATAATCAAACAGGAAGAGATATAGAGACAACTTATAATTTGAAAGTTTATAATGGATTTTATGAGGTAGAGGAAGAAAAAAATGGAAAAATAAAGTTAGCATCAGGAGAAAACAAGATTGAATTGAAGATAGAAAAATCACTTACAGATAAAGTTCATATTGCTGATTTGATTTTGAAAGATACAAAAGGAAGGATTTTGGAATGGGCAAGTTGTAAGTTTGATGTAAAAAAAGATATAACATTAACAGTAAAAATGGACAGAGATACATCAGCATACAGAAGTAATGAAGAAATAAAAGGGATTATTACTATTGAAAACAAAGGAGAAAAGAAAAATTTAAAACTTGATATTGAAGTTGTGGATGCATATAACAGAGTTGTTTATAAAGAACAGAAGAATATAGAAGTAAATCCAGGGAAAAATGAAGTATCTTTAAGTATAGATAAGGGTAAAATTCTTGATATCTGGCATGAATTAAGAGTTTCTCTTTTAGATAAAGATTTAAGTATTACAAAGGATAGACACATTTTCTTTATATATCCTGATAGAATGCCTTTATATGATGATTTTTATCTTGCCTGCTGGGGAAATCTTGAACCAGACCCATTAAAAATAATAATAGCGGGTGATAAACTTAAAGAAGCAGGTATTGATTATGTTTATTCATATGGAGAAGGTAAAGGTGAAAGGTATGTTGCCTATAAAACACACCATTTATTAATGGGACCACCTTTTTCCTGCAGTTTAAAAGGCGGATACTTTGGAAATAGAAAAGCAGATACAAAAAATTTAACCTATGACCCACCACTTGTTCCATCAGATGAAGAAATTACTAAATTTAAAGAGAGAATGAGAAATTTAGCAAAAGGATATTCTGAATGGGGAGGAGCAGATTATATACATCTTGATGACGAAAGGGATATGCAAGGTGACTATGACTGGTCAGAGAGGACAATAAATAAGTTTAGAGAATGGTTAAAAGAAAATTATAAATCAATTGATGCACTTAATAAACAATGGGAAACAAATTACAAGGACTGGAATGAGGTTATGCCTATAAGAATTTCGGAGATAAAGGATATGAATAATATTTCACAGTATCTTGACTGGAGGATATTTATTGGATGGGCGATTATTGAATATTATTATAAAGTTCCAGCAGAGGCAGTAAAAGAAGGAAATCCAAGAGGAGTAGTTGGTCAGCATGGAATATATCAGCCAAGTTTGACAATACCTCAAGATTTCTGGTTAATATCAAAATATACACCTGTTACAGGAAGATATAATGGCATGCTTGAAGAATGGTTTTCATCATTTGGAGTTATTTCAGGTCAATATGGTGGGTATGGAGTGGAAAAAGCAACACCAGGACATAGATTTCATTCATGGAGGAGTTTACTGCATGGAGGACACTGGGCTTTTTATTATATTTTATGGAATGCAGGAACCCATCATCAAGGAATTCTTTCACCTGACCAGACAGTTCATGGTGGCTATAATGACCTTTCAAAAGATGAATTTTCAGATATAAAGAAGGGTATTGGTAAACTTTTTATAGAGACAGAATTCAGTGATGATGGTATATGCTTTCCTTATTCTCACTCTTCAATTCTTGCTTCACAGGTCCTTGGATTACCAAGAACAGGAAACTTATACAGTCAGAAAACATTAATTGAGAACCTTGGATATCAGCACAGAACACTTTCTTATGAGCAGATTAAAAATGGAGAACTTAAAAACTTTAAACTTCTAATTCTACCAAATACGATATGTCTTTCAAAAGGAGAAATTGATGCAATAAAAGATTTTGTAAAAAGTGGAGGAATTGTTATTGCTGATTATCAACCTGGAGTAAGAGATGAACATGGAAAGATTTATGGGAAAAAAGGGCCTTTAGATGAAGTTTTTGGAATAGATAGGAGCAGTGCAGAATTTATAAAAAGAAAAATGAAGATTAAATTTTTAAAAGAAAGCATTTTTGGAGAAAAGGAACTTGAGATGAATATTGCAGAAACAGGTGTAAAAACAACAACTGGAAAAAATATGGCTGTTTTTGAAGATGGGACACCTGCTTTAATATTTAACAATTATGGAAAAGGGAAGGGTATATATCTAAATCTTGAAATTTCTGACTATGCTGGAATGAAAGGTAGAGGTGTTGCAGGTGAGGTTATAGAAGAGGAAAAAGGAGAAAGGGATTATGTATTAACAGTACAGAGTATATTTGAGAAAATCCTTGAAAATGCCGGTTTGAAAAAGAGAGTTGAAATATATGAAGGAGAAAAACCAGTAAATTTAGGTGAAAGATTATATTATAAAGATGGAGAAAACATTTATTTTGCATATATGCCAGAAATAATAAAAGAAACAAAAGTGAAAATAAAAACAGAGAAAAAAGCACACATATATGATTTAAGAAATAAAAAATATGTTGGAAATACAGATAATTTTGAAGATATTTTAAAACCAGGAAATGTTAAGGTATATTCAATTTTGCCTTACAAAGTTGTTGGAATTGATGGAAACTTAAAAACAGAATATACACAAGGAGATAATATACAAATTAATCTTAAAGTAAGAACAGATACAGGAAAAGCAGGAAAACATGTATTAAGAATAGAGATTTACAAGGATGGAAAAAATAAGGAAGCATACAATAAAAATCTTGTTGCAGAAAAAGGAGAATTGAAATATTTAATACCACTTTCGTTAAATGAAGAAAAAGGAGATTATCAACTTTATGTAAGAGATGTTAATTCAGGTATTGAAAAAGTATTTAAGTTCAAGGTAAAATAA